The Anabaena sp. WA102 genome contains a region encoding:
- a CDS encoding RNA-binding S4 domain-containing protein — translation MIKLDQFLKFSGISSTGGQAKWMIVDGEVKVNGIVETRRGRKLVDDDEVTVGGKTLKVGEILSDTVD, via the coding sequence ATGATTAAACTCGACCAGTTTTTGAAGTTTTCGGGGATATCCTCTACCGGTGGTCAAGCTAAATGGATGATTGTTGATGGTGAAGTGAAAGTTAATGGGATAGTTGAAACACGGAGAGGACGGAAATTAGTTGATGATGATGAAGTAACAGTAGGAGGAAAAACTTTAAAGGTGGGGGAAATACTCTCAGATACCGTTGATTAA
- a CDS encoding nitrate reductase associated protein: MTEFFEFEADFIDSWRCIPMQVRYKLDTCGIKLKLAQWNLMNQESRQNLMTLPCDTDIQIHDYRHYIQELVLQLTGKPVAELPIEANPAWVDVTTIPHSVHEKAQEIGVIITIEAWKSLTILQRFALIKLSRPSHENKNFLPALQEFNLLPKS; encoded by the coding sequence ATGACAGAATTTTTTGAATTTGAAGCGGATTTTATTGATTCTTGGCGTTGTATTCCTATGCAAGTGCGCTATAAACTAGATACTTGCGGTATTAAGCTGAAATTAGCCCAATGGAATCTGATGAATCAAGAATCACGTCAAAATTTAATGACATTACCTTGTGATACAGATATTCAAATTCATGATTACAGACATTATATTCAAGAGTTGGTATTGCAACTGACTGGTAAACCTGTGGCTGAATTACCAATTGAAGCTAATCCAGCATGGGTAGATGTTACCACTATTCCTCACAGTGTCCACGAAAAAGCTCAAGAAATAGGTGTGATAATTACAATTGAGGCATGGAAAAGCCTAACTATCTTACAACGGTTTGCCTTAATTAAACTCAGTCGTCCTAGTCATGAGAATAAAAACTTTTTACCGGCTTTGCAAGAATTTAATTTGTTGCCAAAATCCTAA
- a CDS encoding HU family DNA-binding protein, whose amino-acid sequence MNKGELVDAVAEKANVTKKQADQVLSAAIETIVEAVSSGDKVTLVGFGSFESRERKAREGRNPKTNEKMEIPATRVPAFSAGKLFRERVAPPKEPKE is encoded by the coding sequence ATGAACAAAGGCGAATTAGTTGATGCAGTAGCTGAAAAGGCTAACGTTACCAAGAAACAGGCTGACCAAGTTTTGAGTGCTGCCATCGAAACTATTGTGGAAGCGGTTTCTTCCGGTGATAAAGTAACATTGGTGGGATTTGGTTCGTTTGAATCACGGGAACGCAAGGCCCGTGAAGGACGTAACCCCAAAACGAATGAAAAAATGGAAATTCCCGCTACCAGAGTTCCCGCTTTCTCTGCTGGAAAACTGTTTAGAGAAAGAGTAGCACCCCCAAAAGAGCCAAAAGAATAA
- a CDS encoding isochorismatase, with translation MFTYLLLIDVQNTFCIPYFELFVGGKTGIGAVEDNQRLCEFIYRNLGIITKIIPTLDTHTAMQIFHPIFWVNSQGEHPIPAATNITPTDIENGIWQVNPAVANSLNNGDDDLLAKQAFHYVQQLSQDGKYPLTVWPYHSMLGGIGHALVASVEEAIFFHSIARQSQTQFELKGENPLTENYSILRPEVLTGFDNQPIGQKNTNLIKQLLEYDAVIIAGQAKSHCVAWTIDDLLTEIKQVDPTLTKKIYLLVYFQNSKPFLLLTPELLLYTDMLNEIKEYLQLH, from the coding sequence GTGTTCACCTACTTATTATTAATAGATGTCCAAAATACCTTTTGCATTCCCTATTTTGAATTATTTGTAGGCGGAAAAACTGGAATTGGTGCAGTTGAAGATAATCAAAGACTGTGCGAATTTATTTATCGCAACTTGGGAATAATTACCAAAATTATTCCCACACTGGATACTCACACAGCCATGCAAATCTTTCATCCTATATTCTGGGTAAATTCCCAAGGAGAACACCCAATACCTGCCGCAACCAACATTACACCCACAGATATTGAAAACGGTATTTGGCAAGTTAATCCAGCGGTTGCTAATAGTCTCAATAATGGTGATGATGACTTGTTAGCAAAACAGGCTTTTCATTATGTTCAACAACTTAGCCAAGATGGAAAATACCCGTTAACAGTGTGGCCTTATCATTCCATGTTAGGTGGAATTGGTCATGCTTTGGTTGCATCAGTAGAAGAAGCAATATTTTTTCATAGTATCGCCCGTCAAAGTCAAACCCAATTTGAATTAAAAGGGGAAAATCCGTTAACAGAAAATTATTCTATTTTACGCCCCGAAGTTTTAACAGGATTTGATAATCAGCCAATTGGACAAAAAAACACAAATTTAATTAAACAACTTTTAGAATATGATGCGGTGATTATTGCGGGACAAGCTAAAAGTCATTGTGTTGCTTGGACAATTGACGATTTATTAACAGAAATTAAACAGGTAGATCCCACCCTCACAAAGAAAATTTATCTTTTAGTATATTTTCAAAATAGCAAGCCATTTTTACTCCTGACTCCTGAATTATTATTGTATACTGATATGCTCAACGAAATTAAAGAATATTTACAATTACACTAA
- a CDS encoding AAA family ATPase produces MSRWFNIASPCKLEKHYTISATSRLPDLSMLIEQESYFVLHAPRQTGKTTAMLALAQQLTATGRYAAVMVSVEVGSAFNHDPGAAELAILGTWYDNISIRLPKELQPPVKQWQQEEPGNRIKAFLQGWAKASPRHLVILIDEIDSLQDQTLISILRQLRDGFPNRPENFPSSLGLIGLRDVRDYKVASGGSDRLNTSSPFNIKVASITMRNFNLEEVGELYQQHTAATGQIFTPEATATAFDLTQGQPWLVNALAKEVVEKMVKDRNIAITKEHILKAKEILIARQDTHLDSLAERLREPRIKAIIEPMLAGLELGDIPNDDIQFVIDLGLCKMHPYGGLTIANPIYREVLPRVLTVTPMASLPMIAPTWLTPEGELNIDALLTAFLKFWRQHGEPLLGSTGYHEIAPHIVLMAFLHRVINGGGILEREYAIGSDRMDLCLRYKDVTLGIELKVWREKKRDPQTDGIEQLESYLGRLGLDFGWLFVFDRRKNALPMEERLSTQVVVTENQRRITVIRA; encoded by the coding sequence ATGTCTCGCTGGTTTAATATTGCAAGTCCATGTAAACTCGAAAAACACTATACCATCTCAGCCACAAGTCGTCTTCCTGACCTATCAATGCTGATTGAACAAGAAAGTTATTTTGTCCTTCATGCACCACGACAAACAGGGAAAACTACGGCAATGTTAGCCCTAGCACAGCAACTTACCGCCACAGGACGTTATGCAGCAGTCATGGTATCAGTAGAGGTGGGAAGTGCATTTAATCATGACCCAGGTGCGGCAGAATTAGCGATTTTGGGAACTTGGTATGATAATATTTCCATCCGTTTACCCAAAGAATTACAACCACCTGTTAAACAATGGCAACAAGAAGAACCAGGAAACAGAATTAAGGCTTTTTTACAAGGTTGGGCAAAAGCTTCACCCCGACATTTGGTAATATTGATTGATGAAATTGATTCTTTGCAAGACCAAACTCTAATTTCAATTTTACGTCAATTAAGAGATGGTTTTCCCAATCGTCCCGAAAATTTTCCTTCATCGTTAGGATTAATTGGTTTACGAGATGTGCGAGATTATAAAGTAGCATCTGGTGGTAGTGACAGATTAAATACATCCAGTCCTTTTAATATTAAAGTTGCTTCTATAACTATGAGAAATTTTAATCTTGAAGAAGTAGGAGAATTATATCAACAACATACAGCAGCAACAGGACAAATTTTCACACCAGAAGCAACAGCAACGGCATTTGATTTAACCCAAGGACAACCTTGGTTAGTTAATGCTTTAGCTAAAGAAGTTGTAGAAAAAATGGTTAAAGATAGAAATATTGCTATTACAAAAGAACATATTTTAAAAGCAAAGGAAATATTAATTGCTCGTCAAGATACTCATTTAGATAGTTTAGCTGAACGCTTACGAGAACCAAGGATAAAAGCAATTATTGAGCCGATGTTAGCAGGTTTAGAATTGGGGGATATACCCAACGATGATATTCAATTTGTGATTGATTTGGGATTATGTAAAATGCACCCCTACGGAGGTTTAACTATTGCTAATCCCATTTATCGGGAAGTGTTACCCAGAGTATTAACAGTAACACCAATGGCTTCTTTACCAATGATTGCACCAACTTGGTTAACCCCGGAAGGTGAATTAAATATAGATGCTTTATTAACAGCATTTCTCAAGTTTTGGCGACAACATGGAGAACCTTTATTAGGTAGCACTGGCTATCATGAAATTGCCCCGCATATTGTATTAATGGCTTTTTTACATCGTGTTATTAATGGTGGGGGAATTTTAGAAAGGGAATATGCAATTGGTAGTGACAGAATGGATTTATGTCTGCGGTACAAAGATGTAACGTTAGGTATTGAGTTAAAGGTATGGCGGGAGAAAAAGCGAGATCCTCAAACTGATGGTATTGAACAATTAGAATCCTATTTAGGGCGTTTGGGGTTGGATTTTGGTTGGTTATTTGTGTTTGATAGGCGTAAAAATGCCCTACCAATGGAGGAACGTTTGTCAACGCAGGTTGTGGTGACGGAAAATCAACGTCGGATTACTGTGATTCGGGCTTGA
- a CDS encoding SET domain-containing protein, whose product MLVFRDTETKGRGIFAQQEFAKGDLIETSPVIIIPKQQVKLITKTVLLNYYFGWHGESGAIGLGFASLFNHSYHPNAVYIKNFAKNIIDIVAYKYIREGQEITINYNGQVDDISPVWFDVED is encoded by the coding sequence ATGCTAGTATTTCGTGATACAGAGACTAAAGGTAGAGGTATATTTGCCCAGCAAGAGTTTGCTAAAGGAGATTTAATTGAAACATCCCCTGTGATTATTATTCCTAAACAGCAAGTTAAGTTAATTACTAAGACGGTATTATTAAATTATTATTTTGGTTGGCATGGAGAAAGCGGGGCAATAGGTTTAGGTTTTGCTTCTCTTTTTAATCATTCTTATCACCCCAATGCGGTTTATATTAAGAATTTTGCGAAAAATATCATTGATATTGTTGCTTATAAATATATTCGGGAAGGTCAGGAAATTACTATTAATTATAATGGACAGGTTGATGATATTTCTCCTGTATGGTTTGATGTGGAAGATTAA
- a CDS encoding molybdenum cofactor guanylyltransferase → MNIDSRYDVTTIVLAGGKSTRMGRDKALIPMGGVPMLQLICSIAEACTDKVYIVTPWPERYQKLLTPNSQLIPEVPLPGETGNEPRTHGPLIGFMQGLAAVDTNWVLLLACDLPNLRLEILQNWISQLETIPDDKIAALVQNNQIWQPLCGFYRRRCLPELIQYIEAGGRSFQQWLRSENVEVLPLEDPEMLFNFNSPV, encoded by the coding sequence ATGAATATTGATTCCCGGTATGATGTTACGACTATTGTTTTAGCAGGTGGTAAAAGCACTCGCATGGGTAGAGATAAAGCCTTAATTCCCATGGGCGGTGTACCCATGTTGCAATTAATTTGTAGTATTGCAGAAGCTTGTACTGATAAAGTTTATATCGTCACTCCTTGGCCAGAACGTTATCAAAAATTGCTCACACCTAACAGTCAATTGATTCCAGAAGTTCCCTTACCTGGGGAAACTGGCAATGAACCTCGAACACATGGACCACTTATAGGTTTTATGCAAGGGTTAGCAGCAGTGGACACAAATTGGGTTCTGTTATTAGCTTGTGATTTACCGAATTTGCGACTAGAAATATTACAAAATTGGATATCTCAATTAGAGACAATTCCAGACGATAAAATAGCGGCTTTGGTGCAAAATAATCAAATTTGGCAGCCTTTATGTGGTTTTTATCGCCGTCGTTGTTTACCGGAATTAATTCAGTATATTGAAGCAGGTGGACGTTCTTTTCAGCAGTGGTTAAGGTCTGAGAATGTCGAAGTATTGCCTTTGGAAGATCCCGAAATGCTATTTAATTTTAATAGTCCTGTGTAA
- the cobD gene encoding threonine-phosphate decarboxylase CobD, which translates to MPQQAHGGNLAWAAALAGCSPDAIVDFSASISPLGPPNSVITAIVSQLGSLRNYPDPEYGELRLALSHFHELPTEWILPGNGSAELLTLVGRELAQLAATVVLTPAFGDYYRTLAVDNAKVLEFPVDLATGKGNISLLPDFGLKTSGFGLLLNNPHNPTGKLFSRESVLPYLKKFALVVVDEAFMDFLPPEAEQSLIGLVQEYENLVILRSLTKFYSLPGLRLGYAIAHPQRLAKWKSWRDPWPVNTLAAAAAIAALEDTEFQNLTWKWLPGARNQLFQGLASIPGLTPIEGSVNYLLVESQRPTSQLQQNLLRQHQILIRDCLSFKELGDRFFRVAVRTKADNQCLLTALETIQNQ; encoded by the coding sequence ATGCCACAACAAGCACACGGGGGAAATTTGGCTTGGGCAGCAGCACTGGCTGGCTGTTCCCCTGATGCTATTGTGGATTTCTCTGCCAGTATCAGCCCGTTGGGACCACCAAATAGTGTGATTACGGCGATTGTGTCTCAACTAGGTAGTTTGAGGAATTATCCTGACCCAGAGTATGGTGAATTACGACTTGCTCTGAGTCATTTTCATGAATTACCTACTGAGTGGATTTTGCCGGGTAATGGTTCAGCAGAACTATTAACTTTGGTGGGTAGAGAATTAGCACAATTAGCAGCAACGGTTGTACTAACTCCAGCTTTTGGCGACTATTACCGCACTCTTGCGGTTGATAATGCTAAAGTTCTGGAGTTTCCTGTGGATTTGGCAACGGGGAAAGGGAATATTTCTCTATTGCCAGATTTCGGGCTGAAGACTTCAGGTTTTGGGTTATTGCTGAATAATCCCCATAATCCAACGGGAAAGTTATTCTCACGGGAATCTGTTTTACCGTATTTGAAAAAGTTTGCTTTGGTGGTGGTAGATGAAGCGTTTATGGATTTTTTGCCGCCGGAAGCGGAACAAAGTTTAATTGGGTTGGTGCAGGAATACGAGAATTTGGTGATTTTACGATCGCTCACCAAATTTTACAGTTTACCAGGGTTAAGATTAGGATATGCGATCGCTCACCCTCAACGTTTAGCTAAGTGGAAATCATGGCGAGATCCTTGGCCTGTGAATACTTTAGCAGCCGCCGCAGCGATCGCCGCCCTCGAAGATACAGAATTTCAAAATCTCACCTGGAAATGGCTGCCAGGGGCGAGAAATCAACTATTTCAAGGTCTAGCCTCAATTCCTGGTTTAACACCCATAGAAGGCTCTGTTAACTACCTATTGGTAGAATCTCAACGACCTACTTCCCAGTTACAACAAAATTTGCTTCGGCAACACCAGATTTTAATTCGTGATTGCTTAAGTTTTAAAGAATTAGGCGATCGCTTTTTCCGTGTCGCAGTCCGTACAAAAGCTGATAATCAATGCCTATTAACAGCACTTGAAACAATTCAAAATCAATAA
- a CDS encoding helix-turn-helix domain-containing protein, producing MGCRLKIFLSDEEKLTLEELRKAKDVPQRTKDRAQVLLLNARGLNNEQIAQGLNWAVSTVRQTLHRWRKMGLAGLWDAPGRGGKPRYSENDLEYLENCLFEEPQTYNSKQLAKKLASERQVYLSPDRLRRVLKARGKGQGAGSREQGAGDRGQGAGDREQGAGGREQREMTNDQ from the coding sequence ATGGGATGCCGACTGAAAATTTTTTTAAGTGATGAAGAAAAGTTAACTTTAGAAGAGTTGAGAAAGGCTAAGGATGTTCCTCAACGGACAAAAGACCGCGCTCAAGTTCTACTGTTGAATGCTCGTGGATTAAATAACGAACAAATTGCTCAAGGCTTAAACTGGGCAGTTTCTACAGTCCGTCAGACCCTACATCGGTGGCGAAAAATGGGTTTAGCCGGATTATGGGATGCTCCAGGTCGAGGCGGAAAACCTCGCTATTCGGAAAATGATTTAGAGTATCTAGAAAACTGTCTATTTGAAGAACCTCAGACTTATAACTCCAAACAACTAGCCAAAAAACTAGCATCCGAGCGACAAGTTTACTTGAGTCCTGACCGACTCCGCAGAGTTCTGAAAGCCAGAGGTAAGGGGCAGGGAGCAGGGAGCAGGGAGCAGGGAGCAGGGGACAGGGGGCAGGGAGCAGGGGACAGGGAGCAGGGAGCAGGGGGCAGGGAGCAGAGGGAAATGACCAATGACCAATGA
- a CDS encoding hydrogenase maturation protease has translation MLTIIGCGNLNRNDDAVGVIIAQRLQQHLAQNPHPNIRVFDCGTAGMEVMFQARGSEKLIILDASCTGSEAGAIFRVPGNELEALPEPSYNLHDFRWDHALAAGRKIFLDDFPQEVTVYLIEAENLDFGLELSPIVQRSADLVFAELIIIIQQNVMA, from the coding sequence ATGCTAACTATCATTGGTTGTGGCAATCTGAATCGGAATGATGATGCTGTTGGCGTAATTATTGCCCAACGTTTACAGCAACATCTCGCCCAAAATCCTCACCCCAACATCCGCGTTTTTGATTGTGGAACTGCGGGAATGGAAGTGATGTTTCAAGCGAGAGGTAGCGAAAAATTAATTATTCTTGATGCTAGTTGCACAGGTTCAGAGGCAGGTGCTATATTTAGAGTCCCAGGGAATGAACTAGAAGCACTGCCCGAACCTAGTTACAACTTACATGATTTTCGTTGGGATCATGCCTTGGCTGCTGGGAGAAAAATCTTCTTAGATGATTTTCCCCAAGAGGTGACAGTCTATTTAATTGAAGCTGAAAATCTGGATTTTGGACTGGAATTAAGTCCTATTGTGCAACGTTCTGCTGATTTAGTTTTTGCCGAACTAATTATAATTATCCAACAGAATGTGATGGCTTAA
- a CDS encoding type II toxin-antitoxin system PemK/MazF family toxin, translating to MKGKVVLIQFPFDDLSSSKVRPAYCLTDVIGIYQHIIFALITSRIPQAPLNTDIILQPEHPDFLNSGLRQASTLRLDHLVTLRQSLIRRELGSFTSETQASIADVLCRILCS from the coding sequence ATGAAAGGTAAGGTTGTTCTGATTCAGTTTCCTTTCGATGACCTATCTTCCAGTAAAGTCCGTCCTGCCTACTGTTTAACAGATGTGATCGGCATTTATCAGCACATCATTTTTGCACTCATCACCAGTCGCATTCCTCAAGCACCCCTCAACACAGATATTATTCTGCAACCGGAACATCCAGACTTCCTTAATAGTGGACTTCGGCAAGCATCAACCTTACGTCTCGATCACCTAGTAACCCTCCGTCAATCCCTAATTCGCCGTGAGTTAGGATCTTTCACATCAGAGACTCAAGCCTCAATTGCAGATGTTTTATGTCGTATTCTATGCTCTTAA
- a CDS encoding dihydrolipoyl dehydrogenase family protein, with translation MTNIDYDIVIIGGSIAGYQAALSATQLHAKVALIVSADFTHNYNLNYQYILSEISQTTQKYYNLVNLGTYEKNIHLNLEFLNWKKGMFYANAVAKNINQIHSLANLAAQGVDIIVGNGQFQSSPQLSFTVNERRLYSRTYLLANGSRPLIPNISGLDTIKYLTLANIWQFLEKTTLPENWVIIGGIPQSIEIAQVLARFGCQVTLIVKYSSILPSLDAEIAKLLTAQLEIDGVRILTQTQVTQVRQIDHKKWVQAGNQAIETDEIFICAGQQPNLEYLNLPAVGVKWHQYRLVVNEKLQTTNHRIYACGDVLGGYDIQNIGNYEANIAVKNALLFPKLKVNYEFVPWGIYSQPRVAQVGLTEKQAKNQYSQKQVLVFKQYFKTATAAQIQGEITGVCKLVVLENGKILGCSILGIAAEELINLISLAISQNMKIQYLAKLSPIYPSFSEILMEIAREWHRQRINQNHTFSELLLSFFNYRRDWNL, from the coding sequence ATGACAAATATTGATTACGATATCGTTATTATTGGTGGCAGTATTGCTGGATACCAAGCTGCTTTAAGTGCTACTCAGCTACACGCTAAAGTTGCCTTGATTGTCAGCGCAGATTTTACTCATAACTATAATTTAAATTATCAATACATACTTAGCGAAATTAGTCAAACTACCCAGAAATATTATAATTTAGTAAATCTAGGAACTTACGAAAAAAATATTCACTTAAATCTGGAATTTCTGAACTGGAAAAAAGGAATGTTTTATGCAAATGCTGTTGCCAAAAATATTAATCAAATACATTCTTTGGCGAATTTAGCTGCCCAAGGAGTTGATATTATTGTTGGTAATGGTCAATTTCAGTCTTCTCCTCAATTAAGTTTTACAGTTAATGAAAGACGCTTATATAGTCGCACTTACTTACTCGCTAATGGTTCTCGTCCATTAATTCCTAATATTTCAGGATTAGATACTATTAAATATCTAACTTTAGCTAATATTTGGCAATTTTTAGAAAAAACCACATTACCCGAAAATTGGGTGATAATTGGTGGTATTCCTCAAAGTATAGAAATAGCCCAAGTTTTAGCCAGATTTGGTTGTCAAGTCACATTAATAGTCAAATATTCTAGCATTTTGCCTAGTCTTGATGCAGAAATAGCCAAATTACTAACAGCACAATTAGAAATTGATGGTGTACGGATTTTAACACAAACTCAAGTTACCCAAGTCCGACAAATAGATCATAAGAAATGGGTACAAGCTGGAAATCAAGCCATTGAAACCGATGAAATTTTCATTTGTGCTGGACAACAGCCAAATTTAGAGTATTTGAATTTACCAGCGGTGGGAGTAAAATGGCATCAATACCGCTTGGTTGTCAATGAAAAATTACAAACTACAAATCATCGGATTTACGCTTGCGGTGATGTGCTAGGTGGTTATGATATTCAGAATATTGGTAATTATGAAGCTAATATTGCTGTAAAAAATGCCCTATTATTTCCCAAACTAAAAGTTAATTATGAATTTGTTCCTTGGGGAATATATTCTCAGCCCAGGGTAGCACAAGTTGGTTTAACAGAAAAACAAGCTAAAAACCAATATTCTCAAAAGCAGGTTTTAGTTTTTAAGCAATATTTTAAAACAGCCACGGCGGCACAAATACAAGGAGAAATTACAGGTGTTTGTAAATTAGTAGTTTTGGAAAATGGAAAAATTCTGGGATGTTCTATATTGGGAATAGCAGCAGAAGAATTAATTAATTTAATTAGTTTAGCAATCTCACAAAATATGAAAATTCAGTATTTGGCTAAATTATCACCTATTTATCCCAGTTTTTCCGAAATTCTTATGGAAATAGCGCGAGAATGGCATAGACAGAGAATTAATCAGAACCATACTTTTTCAGAATTGCTACTAAGTTTCTTTAATTATCGTCGTGATTGGAATTTATAG
- a CDS encoding hydrogenase small subunit — protein sequence MTNVLWLQGGACSGNTMSFLNAEEPTACDLIADFGIKILWHPSLGVELGENVQTLLWDCISGKISLDILVFEGSVVNAPNGTGEWNRFADRPMKDWLDDLAKVAKFIVAVGDCATWGGIPAMSPNPSDSKGLQFLKREEGGFLGKDFVSQAGLPVINIPGCPTHPDWITQILVAIATGRIDDIVLDELHRPQTFFNTFTQTGCTRNIHFAYKATTAEFGQRKGCLFYDLGCRGPMTRSSCNRILWNRVSSKTRAGMPCLGCTEPEFPFFDLEPGTVFKTQTVMGVPKEIPPGVNMKDYAVLTVVAKDAAPKWAEEDFFTV from the coding sequence ATGACTAATGTACTCTGGTTACAAGGTGGTGCTTGTTCGGGTAACACCATGTCATTTCTTAATGCCGAAGAACCTACAGCTTGTGATTTAATTGCTGATTTCGGTATTAAAATACTTTGGCATCCTTCCTTGGGAGTAGAATTAGGTGAAAATGTCCAAACCCTCTTATGGGACTGCATTTCCGGGAAGATTTCTCTGGATATTTTGGTATTTGAAGGTAGCGTAGTTAACGCCCCTAATGGTACAGGAGAATGGAACCGATTTGCCGACCGTCCCATGAAAGATTGGTTAGACGATTTAGCCAAAGTTGCGAAATTTATTGTTGCGGTAGGAGACTGTGCAACTTGGGGAGGAATTCCCGCTATGTCACCCAACCCCAGCGACTCTAAAGGACTGCAATTTCTCAAACGGGAAGAAGGCGGTTTTTTAGGTAAAGATTTTGTCAGTCAAGCTGGCTTACCTGTGATTAATATTCCCGGTTGTCCTACACACCCCGACTGGATAACGCAGATATTAGTAGCGATCGCCACTGGTCGAATTGATGATATAGTTCTCGATGAACTACACCGTCCCCAAACCTTCTTCAACACCTTCACCCAAACAGGTTGTACCCGCAACATTCACTTTGCATACAAAGCCACAACCGCTGAATTTGGACAACGCAAAGGTTGTCTATTTTACGACTTAGGTTGTCGTGGACCCATGACCCGTTCTTCCTGTAACCGCATTCTCTGGAACCGCGTCTCCTCCAAAACCCGCGCGGGAATGCCCTGTTTAGGCTGTACAGAACCCGAATTTCCCTTTTTCGACCTCGAACCCGGAACAGTCTTTAAAACCCAGACTGTCATGGGAGTTCCCAAAGAAATACCCCCCGGAGTCAACATGAAAGATTACGCAGTCCTCACCGTTGTGGCAAAAGACGCAGCCCCAAAATGGGCAGAGGAAGACTTTTTTACCGTTTAG